ATACACCAGCCGCGGCATCGGCCTGCTCGCGTTCAGCCGCTTCGCCCCGTCGTTCATCGTCGAGTCCGTCGCCGCCGAGGCGCCGGTCGCGGAAAAGGACCGCACGATTCTCGTCCTTGTCCAGCTCGCCGGCGGCAACGACGGCCTGAACACCGTCGTCCCCTTCGCCGACCCGAACTACCGTCGCCTCCGCCCCAGCCTCGGCTTGGCACAGGCCGATCTGCTGCCCGTCACCGACGGCATCGCGCTGCATAAGGCCTGCGCGCCGCTCCACGCGTTGCTCAAGGACGGCAAGCTCGGCATCGTGCAAAACGTCGGCTACCCCAACCCGAACCGCTCGCACTTCCGCTCGACCGAGATCTGGGAGACCGCCGCCGATTCCGACAAGACGCTCGCGACCGGCTGGCTCGGCCGCTATTTCGACAACGCCTGCGCCGGCACACCGGCCGGCACGCCGTGCGCCGTCAGCATCGGCAACGAGGTGCCGCAAGCCTTCCTCAGCGAGCAAAACCACGCGACCTTCAACCTCGCCGCCGGCGCCCGCGGCAGCCGCGGCTCGCGCGAAAATCTCGCACTGCTCGAGCACATGCTCCAACGCCCGGCCGCCAGCGCGGGCAACCACGACGACCACGAGCACGACAACACGAGCTACCTGCGCCACACGATGATGGACGCGCTCGTCACCGAGAAACGTTTCCAGCAGATCCTCGCCGATTACCGGCCCGGCGCCGAGTATCCCGGCAACGCCTTCGCCGGCTCGCTGCGCAACGTCGCCGCCCTCATCGCCGCCGGCAACTCCACCCGCGTTTACTACGTCTCGCTCGGCGGCTTCGACACCCACGCCAACCAAGCCGGCCAGCACGCGCAGCTCCTCAAGCAACTCAGCGAAGGACTCGCCGCCTTTCAACGCGACCTCGAGAGCAAGAAGCTCGACGGGCAAGTGCTGACGATGACGTTCTCCGAATTCGGCCGCCGCCCGAGCGAAAACGAAAGCAAAGGCACCGACCACGGCACCGCCGCGCCGCTCTTCGTGCTCGGCTCGCACGTGAAGTCCGGCCTGCACGGCACCGCCCCGAGTCTCGCGGTCGAGCACAACCAGGATCTCACCTTCTCGACCGACTTCCGCACCGTCTACGCGACCGTCCTCGACCGCTGGCTCGCCTGCGACTCCCAGAAAATCCTCGGCACGAAGTTCGCCCCGCTCACCTTCGTCTGAGCGCAGGCTCGAAGCGGAAATTCCGGCTCAGTCCACATCGAGGACTGAGCCGACGAAACGAATCCGCAGTTACTCCGTCGGCTTGCCGATGCCGGAGGCTTTGAAGCCGATCTTCCGCAGCGCGGCGAGGTCGAGGATGTTGCGGCCGTCGAAGATGAACGCGGGCTTCGGCATCGAGGCGTAGATTTTCGCGTAGTCGAGTTTCTTGAACTCGTCCCACTCCGTCACGATGGCGATGGCGTGAGCACCGACGCAGGCTTCGTAGGCCGAGGACGCGATGCTGAGGCGCGCATCAGCGCCGCCTTTGCCGAGGACATCCGTCACGATCTCGTCGGCAGGAACCTTCGGGTCGTAGACGCACACCTTGGCGTGCTCGGCAAGCAGGTCGCGGCACACGTTGATCGCGGCCGTCTCACGCGTGTCGTTGGTGTCCTTCTTGAAGGCGAAACCGAGCACGGCGATTTTCTTGTCGGCGACGGTGTTGAAGAGCTCCTTGACGATGCGGGCGGCGAAACGGCGTTTCTGCCAATCGTTGATGCCGACGACGCTCGTCCAATAAGCGGCGACTTCCGGGAGGCCGAACGACTCGCAGAGGTAGGTCAGGTTCAGGATATCCTTCTGGAAGCAGGAACCACCGAAGCCGACCGAGGCTTTGAGGAATTTCGGGCCGATACGGCTGTCCTTGCCGATGGCGTTGGCGACTTCGTCGACGTCGGCACCGGTGGCTTCACACAGGGCCGAGATCGAGTTGATCGACGAAATGCGCTGCGCGAGGAACGCGTTGGCGACGAGCTTCGAGAGCTCCGAGGACCACAGGTTCGTCGTGATGATGCGTTCGCGCGGCACCCAGCGGG
This region of Opitutia bacterium genomic DNA includes:
- a CDS encoding DUF1501 domain-containing protein; the protein is MNNPHPFLPSTRREFLKYTSRGIGLLAFSRFAPSFIVESVAAEAPVAEKDRTILVLVQLAGGNDGLNTVVPFADPNYRRLRPSLGLAQADLLPVTDGIALHKACAPLHALLKDGKLGIVQNVGYPNPNRSHFRSTEIWETAADSDKTLATGWLGRYFDNACAGTPAGTPCAVSIGNEVPQAFLSEQNHATFNLAAGARGSRGSRENLALLEHMLQRPAASAGNHDDHEHDNTSYLRHTMMDALVTEKRFQQILADYRPGAEYPGNAFAGSLRNVAALIAAGNSTRVYYVSLGGFDTHANQAGQHAQLLKQLSEGLAAFQRDLESKKLDGQVLTMTFSEFGRRPSENESKGTDHGTAAPLFVLGSHVKSGLHGTAPSLAVEHNQDLTFSTDFRTVYATVLDRWLACDSQKILGTKFAPLTFV
- a CDS encoding UDP-glucose 6-dehydrogenase, translated to MKICCIGAGYVGGPTMAMIALKCPDIQVNVVDMNAARIAAWNSGQLPIYEPGLDEVVRQARGKNLHFTTDVAGNIKSADIIFVAVNTPTKTYGVGAGRAADLRYIESVARMIAQHATGSKIIVEKSTIPVKTADTIRSILASNGTGLQAQVLSNPEFLAEGTAVQDLIAPDRVLIGGERTPEGDKAVESLVSVYARWVPRERIITTNLWSSELSKLVANAFLAQRISSINSISALCEATGADVDEVANAIGKDSRIGPKFLKASVGFGGSCFQKDILNLTYLCESFGLPEVAAYWTSVVGINDWQKRRFAARIVKELFNTVADKKIAVLGFAFKKDTNDTRETAAINVCRDLLAEHAKVCVYDPKVPADEIVTDVLGKGGADARLSIASSAYEACVGAHAIAIVTEWDEFKKLDYAKIYASMPKPAFIFDGRNILDLAALRKIGFKASGIGKPTE